In Uranotaenia lowii strain MFRU-FL chromosome 2, ASM2978415v1, whole genome shotgun sequence, one genomic interval encodes:
- the LOC129741617 gene encoding uncharacterized protein LOC129741617 has product MKLFVVSGVVLLGVLASLSQAEEQVVVLEDAAQLPELDRVKRQFGGGLLGALGLGGGGFNSGYGHGHGGYQQGYGGHGGHGGHGGYQQGYGGHGHGGHGGGHGGYEHGHGHGGYGGGHGGHGGHGGGHGYEHGHGHGGHGGGHGYEHGHGHGHGYEHGHGHHRG; this is encoded by the coding sequence ATGAAGTTGTTCGTGGTCAGTGGAGTTGTGTTGTTAGGAGTGTTGGCGTCGTTAAGTCAGGCTGAGGAACAAGTGGTCGTTTTGGAGGATGCTGCCCAGCTCCCGGAGCTGGATCGTGTGAAACGACAGTTTGGAGGAGGCCTGTTGGGAGCTTTGGGATTGGGTGGAGGAGGCTTTAATTCCGGCTATGGTCACGGCCATGGTGGTTATCAGCAAGGTTACGGAGGCCATGGTGGACATGGAGGTCATGGAGGATACCAGCAAGGATATGGAGGACATGGCCATGGTGGTCATGGAGGTGGTCATGGAGGATATGAACATGGTCATGGTCATGGCGGCTATGGTGGAGGTCATGGTGGACACGGAGGTCACGGAGGTGGTCACGGATACGAGCATGGCCATGGACACGGGGGTCATGGTGGTGGTCATGGATACGAACATGGACACGGTCATGGACATGGTTATGAGCATGGGCACGGACATCACCGGGGTTAA
- the LOC129744100 gene encoding uncharacterized protein LOC129744100: protein MKFTALITLMVLGVVYGIPINDQEDVSGPKGTQAAEERILDLSRKSRQLLGSAFGYSSINNGLSQGFGGYPGSYSGYSGFSGYPYNSGPYGNVGPYGNGIYSNGLYSNGLGGYNGYQPLNGGGFGGIGYNGLGQQLPYDPYNPIAARGFFPGAGIYRRPY from the exons ATGAAATTCACTGCGTTGATAACGTTGATGGTGCTGGGTGTTGTGTATGGAATACCGATAAACGATCAAGAGGATGTTTCCGGCCCCAAGGGAACTCAAGCGGCCGAGGAGAGAATCTTAGATTTGAGCAGAAAATCTAGACAGTTACTCG GATCAGCATTCGGTTACAGTTCCATCAATAACGGACTTTCGCAAGGATTTGGTGGTTATCCCGGTTCTTATTCGGGCTATTCCGGTTTCAGTGGATATCCATACAATAGTGGCCCATACGGAAATGTAGGACCATATGGTAACGGAATTTACTCGAATGGACTCTACAGCAATGGACTAGGGGGTTACAACGGATATCAACCACTCAACGGCGGTGGATTTGGAGGAATAGGTTACAATGGATTGGGTCAGCAGCTTCCCTACGATCCGTACAATCCGATTGCAGCGAGAGGGTTTTTTCCTGGAGCCGGCATCTATAGGAGACCTTATTGA